One window of the Pradoshia eiseniae genome contains the following:
- a CDS encoding 3-hydroxybutyryl-CoA dehydrogenase, with translation MVIKQVMVIGAGQMGSGIAQVCAAAGYDVYLHDLKKEFVERGLAGIEKNVQRLVDKGRLSVEEKAGLLERIKPSADLQNAKEVDVVIEAAVENMEVKKQLFAELDQIAPSHAILATNTSSLPITEIAAATSRPEQVIGMHFMNPVPVMKLVEIIRGLATKDEVYAAIETMAKELGKVPVEVNDFPGFISNRVLMPMINEAIFTLYEGVASKEAIDEVMKLGMNHPMGPLQLADFIGLDTCLYIMETLQEGLGEDKYRPCPLLRKYVKAGWLGKKTGRGFYEYS, from the coding sequence ATGGTGATTAAACAAGTCATGGTCATAGGGGCCGGGCAAATGGGCTCTGGAATTGCTCAAGTATGTGCGGCTGCTGGATATGATGTATATTTGCATGATTTGAAGAAGGAGTTTGTGGAGAGGGGACTGGCTGGCATTGAAAAAAATGTGCAGCGCCTCGTTGATAAAGGCCGGCTTTCTGTTGAAGAAAAGGCAGGGCTGCTTGAAAGAATAAAGCCATCTGCCGATTTGCAAAATGCGAAAGAGGTAGATGTGGTCATAGAAGCAGCGGTGGAAAATATGGAGGTCAAAAAGCAGCTATTTGCTGAACTCGATCAGATTGCTCCTTCCCATGCCATTTTAGCGACCAATACCTCATCATTGCCGATTACGGAAATTGCCGCAGCAACAAGCAGGCCTGAGCAGGTCATTGGCATGCATTTCATGAATCCGGTTCCTGTTATGAAGCTTGTTGAGATTATCCGCGGGCTCGCAACAAAGGATGAGGTATATGCCGCTATTGAAACGATGGCCAAAGAACTTGGCAAGGTGCCGGTAGAGGTCAATGATTTCCCGGGATTTATCTCAAACCGTGTACTCATGCCGATGATTAATGAAGCCATCTTCACGCTTTACGAGGGAGTTGCTTCAAAGGAAGCGATTGATGAGGTGATGAAGCTAGGCATGAACCATCCAATGGGTCCGCTCCAGCTTGCTGATTTCATCGGATTAGATACATGTCTTTATATCATGGAAACCTTGCAGGAAGGGCTCGGTGAGGATAAATACCGGCCATGTCCGCTCCTGCGCAAATATGTAAAGGCTGGCTGGCTTGGGAAAAAGACTGGAAGAGGGTTTTATGAATACAGCTGA
- the uvsE gene encoding UV DNA damage repair endonuclease UvsE gives MEIRFGYVSTALDLWDSSPSKTITYTRWSSLPAKDQQNRLLELTRQNIETTKRILYYNIAKEIKIYRFSSSIVPLATHPDVKWDYMTPFKKEWTELGKLVKDHQLRVSFHPNAFTLFTSPNQDVTEKAVEDMQYHYRLLEAMGMPEGSLINIHVGGSYGDKKAAISRFHQNIQKLPVHIKERMTLENDDKTYTAEETLQVCEQEEVPLLFDYHHHIANPSTEELNTLLPRILKTWEGRDWKPKIHISSPRSDKEIRAHAVNVDMEFILPFIQLVKSAGVKEIDFIIEAKNKDIAMLKLIEDLSSLRGVKRISGGTIRFK, from the coding sequence ATGGAAATTCGATTTGGATATGTCTCAACCGCTCTAGACCTTTGGGACTCCTCCCCCTCTAAGACCATTACCTATACACGCTGGAGCAGTCTTCCTGCCAAGGATCAACAGAATCGGTTGCTCGAATTGACGAGGCAGAATATCGAGACGACAAAACGGATTCTCTATTACAATATCGCGAAGGAAATTAAGATATACCGCTTCTCAAGCTCCATTGTCCCGCTTGCCACTCACCCTGATGTGAAATGGGATTATATGACCCCTTTCAAAAAAGAGTGGACTGAGCTTGGCAAGCTCGTTAAGGATCACCAGCTGCGGGTTAGCTTCCACCCAAACGCCTTCACCCTCTTCACATCCCCAAACCAGGATGTGACTGAGAAGGCGGTAGAAGACATGCAATACCATTACCGTCTCCTTGAAGCGATGGGCATGCCCGAGGGCTCCTTGATTAACATCCATGTCGGCGGTTCATACGGTGATAAAAAGGCTGCTATCAGCCGCTTTCATCAAAATATACAAAAGCTCCCTGTACACATTAAGGAACGAATGACACTAGAGAATGATGATAAAACCTATACCGCTGAAGAAACCTTGCAGGTGTGCGAGCAGGAGGAAGTCCCCTTACTCTTCGATTACCATCACCATATTGCCAATCCTTCCACCGAGGAATTGAACACCCTCCTCCCTCGTATTTTGAAGACGTGGGAAGGACGCGACTGGAAGCCAAAAATCCATATCTCCTCCCCCAGATCCGACAAGGAGATTAGGGCCCACGCAGTTAATGTGGATATGGAATTCATTCTCCCGTTCATTCAGCTTGTGAAATCGGCCGGAGTCAAAGAGATTGATTTCATCATCGAAGCGAAAAACAAGGATATCGCGATGCTGAAATTAATTGAAGATCTCTCCTCCCTCAGAGGGGTCAAAAGGATTAGCGGCGGCACCATTCGATTCAAATAA
- a CDS encoding heterodisulfide reductase-related iron-sulfur binding cluster: MNGLLWINLIAAILVTAYAIYLFAYLVKSRIEFIKLGKKEEFDNDVKKRLEKIWVYVFGQKKLMKDKKSGTMHVLFFYGFILVQFGAIDLIWKGIKPGSHLPLGPLYPIFTFFQEIVVLMVMVAVIWAFYRRYIEKLVRLKRGFKSGLVLIFIGGLMLATLVANGASLIWLHGGELHWSEPIASSIAFLLGWMSETAAAVVFYAAWWIHLLFILTFLVYIPQSKHAHLIAGPANVYFHRLTPPKLKPIDFEDETQETFGAGKIEDFTDLQLLDLYACVECGRCTNMCPASVTGKMLSPMDLLLKMRDHLTFTGAAVTRKEPWVPSFVFGNTKGNQIAMAAKGQGASESAAAIDMYNPALVGEVITEEELWACTTCRNCEDQCPVMNQHVGKILDMRRYLVLTEGKVPADAQRAMQNIERQGNPWGLNRKERENWREAREDVHVPTVKEMSKAGEEFEYLFWVGAMGSYDNRSQKIALSFARLLNEAGVKFAILGNKEKNSGDTPRRLGNEFLFQELATKNIEEFAKNDIKKIVTIDPHAFNIFKNEYPDFGLEAEVYHHTQVLAELVREGRLKPAHAVNEKITFHDSCYLGRYNDVYDAPRDILKAIPGASFVEIEGRNRENGMCCGAGGGLMWMEEETGHRINVARTEQALAVNPTVISSGCPYCLTMLSDGTKAKEVEEDVKTYDVAELLEKSVFGDGKELAS, translated from the coding sequence ATGAATGGTCTGCTTTGGATCAATTTAATTGCAGCCATACTTGTAACCGCTTACGCAATCTATCTATTTGCGTACCTGGTTAAATCTCGAATCGAGTTTATCAAGCTCGGCAAGAAAGAAGAGTTTGATAATGATGTTAAGAAACGGCTCGAGAAGATATGGGTGTATGTGTTTGGACAGAAGAAGCTGATGAAGGACAAGAAAAGCGGTACGATGCATGTGCTCTTCTTTTATGGATTTATATTGGTCCAATTTGGAGCCATCGACCTAATCTGGAAAGGAATCAAGCCAGGTTCTCACCTGCCGCTTGGCCCGCTTTACCCGATTTTCACGTTCTTCCAGGAAATTGTTGTGCTAATGGTTATGGTAGCCGTCATTTGGGCGTTTTACCGCCGCTATATTGAGAAGCTCGTCCGATTAAAACGGGGGTTCAAATCAGGACTTGTGCTCATTTTTATCGGCGGACTCATGCTTGCGACCTTGGTCGCTAATGGCGCCTCCTTAATTTGGCTGCACGGAGGAGAGCTGCACTGGTCTGAACCAATCGCTTCATCGATCGCCTTTTTGCTGGGCTGGATGAGTGAGACAGCCGCTGCTGTGGTGTTCTATGCAGCATGGTGGATTCACCTGCTGTTCATTTTGACCTTCTTGGTTTATATACCGCAATCAAAGCATGCACATTTAATCGCGGGACCGGCCAATGTGTATTTCCATAGGCTTACACCGCCGAAATTAAAGCCGATTGACTTTGAGGATGAGACACAGGAAACATTCGGTGCTGGAAAGATTGAAGATTTCACAGATCTCCAGCTGCTTGATCTCTATGCTTGTGTAGAGTGCGGCCGCTGTACTAATATGTGCCCGGCGTCTGTCACAGGGAAGATGCTTTCCCCGATGGACTTGCTATTGAAAATGCGTGACCATCTGACCTTCACAGGTGCGGCCGTCACGCGAAAAGAGCCTTGGGTGCCGTCCTTTGTCTTTGGGAACACGAAGGGCAACCAAATCGCAATGGCAGCTAAGGGACAAGGTGCCTCTGAATCAGCGGCAGCGATTGATATGTACAATCCCGCGCTTGTCGGCGAAGTTATCACGGAAGAAGAGCTTTGGGCTTGTACGACCTGCCGGAATTGTGAAGATCAATGTCCGGTCATGAACCAGCATGTCGGCAAGATCCTTGATATGCGCCGCTACTTGGTGCTCACAGAAGGAAAAGTTCCTGCAGATGCCCAGCGTGCGATGCAAAACATTGAGCGTCAAGGGAATCCGTGGGGGCTAAACCGGAAAGAACGGGAGAACTGGCGTGAAGCACGTGAGGATGTGCATGTTCCAACCGTGAAGGAAATGTCCAAAGCGGGGGAAGAATTCGAATACTTATTCTGGGTCGGTGCCATGGGCTCTTATGACAACCGTTCCCAAAAGATTGCCCTCTCATTTGCCCGCTTGCTGAATGAGGCTGGCGTTAAATTCGCCATCCTGGGCAATAAGGAAAAGAACTCAGGGGATACACCGCGCCGCCTTGGCAATGAATTCTTGTTCCAGGAGCTTGCGACAAAGAATATTGAGGAATTTGCGAAGAATGACATCAAAAAGATTGTTACAATTGATCCGCATGCCTTTAATATTTTCAAAAATGAGTACCCTGACTTTGGATTGGAAGCAGAAGTGTACCACCATACACAGGTGCTTGCAGAGCTTGTCAGGGAAGGAAGATTGAAGCCGGCCCATGCGGTTAACGAGAAAATCACCTTCCATGACTCCTGTTACCTCGGCCGTTACAATGACGTATATGATGCGCCTCGTGACATCCTGAAGGCGATTCCGGGGGCTTCCTTCGTCGAGATTGAAGGACGGAACCGTGAGAACGGAATGTGCTGCGGAGCGGGAGGCGGATTGATGTGGATGGAGGAGGAAACCGGCCATCGCATCAACGTAGCCAGAACAGAGCAAGCGCTGGCTGTCAATCCAACCGTAATCAGCTCCGGCTGTCCGTATTGCTTGACGATGCTCAGTGATGGAACGAAGGCGAAGGAAGTAGAAGAGGACGTTAAAACCTATGATGTAGCAGAGCTTCTAGAGAAGTCCGTGTTTGGGGATGGAAAGGAATTAGCATCCTGA
- the argS gene encoding arginine--tRNA ligase translates to MNIVTEIQQQIKDEIKQAVLKAGLAAEEQIPGVILELPKDKAHGDYSTNMAMQLARVAKKAPRAIAEAIIENFDTTKASISKIEIAGPGFINFYLDNSYLTDLIPTILEAKEAYGESNVGKGEKIQVEFVSANPTGDLHLGHARGAAVGDSLSNILDKAGWDVSREYYINDAGNQINNLAYSVEARYKQALGLEAEMPEDGYHGEDIINIGKRLAEEFGNQILDKSDEERFKFFREYGLKYEMEKLKKDLESFRVPFDVWFSETSLYEDGKIMPALELLREKGHIYEKDGATWFSSTEYGDDKDRVLIKNDGSYTYLLPDIAYHKNKLERGFEKLINIWGADHHGYIPRMQAAIQAMGYPKDTLEVEIIQLVHLFKNGEKMKMSKRTGKAVTMRDLMEEVGLDAVRYFFAMRSADSHMDFDLDLAVSQSNDNPVYYAQYAHARICSILRQGEEMGITLDGEVDYSQVGSEKEIDLLKKLGEFPQAVAEAAEKRMPHRVTNYIFDLASTFHSFYNADKVLDLEHPERSKARLALVQAAKITLANALKLIGVSAPERM, encoded by the coding sequence ATGAATATCGTAACGGAGATTCAACAGCAAATTAAAGACGAAATCAAACAGGCCGTTCTTAAGGCCGGCCTGGCAGCAGAAGAACAGATTCCAGGCGTAATCCTTGAATTGCCTAAAGATAAGGCGCATGGAGATTATTCAACAAATATGGCGATGCAGCTTGCCCGTGTTGCGAAAAAGGCGCCAAGAGCGATTGCGGAGGCCATCATCGAGAATTTCGATACGACTAAGGCATCTATCTCAAAAATTGAGATTGCTGGACCGGGCTTTATTAATTTTTATTTAGATAATAGCTACCTAACTGATTTGATTCCGACTATTCTTGAAGCAAAAGAAGCTTACGGGGAATCAAATGTTGGGAAGGGCGAGAAAATCCAGGTTGAGTTCGTCTCTGCCAACCCGACAGGTGATTTGCATTTAGGCCATGCCCGCGGTGCAGCAGTAGGGGATTCACTATCTAATATTCTTGATAAAGCTGGCTGGGATGTATCCCGTGAATATTACATCAATGATGCCGGAAACCAAATCAATAATCTTGCTTACTCTGTTGAAGCACGCTACAAGCAAGCGCTTGGTCTTGAGGCAGAAATGCCTGAGGACGGCTACCATGGGGAAGATATCATCAATATCGGAAAACGCCTGGCAGAAGAATTCGGCAATCAAATTCTTGATAAGAGTGACGAAGAACGCTTCAAGTTTTTCCGCGAGTACGGCTTGAAATATGAAATGGAGAAATTGAAGAAGGACCTTGAGAGCTTCCGCGTCCCGTTTGACGTATGGTTCTCTGAGACTTCCCTTTATGAGGATGGCAAGATTATGCCAGCATTGGAGCTTCTCCGCGAGAAAGGCCATATTTACGAGAAGGACGGAGCAACCTGGTTCAGCTCTACTGAATACGGCGATGACAAAGACCGTGTATTAATCAAGAATGACGGCTCTTACACGTATTTATTGCCAGATATCGCTTATCACAAGAATAAGCTTGAGCGCGGCTTTGAGAAATTAATTAATATTTGGGGCGCTGACCATCACGGATACATCCCGCGTATGCAGGCAGCTATCCAGGCGATGGGCTATCCAAAGGATACGCTTGAAGTAGAAATCATCCAGCTTGTACATTTGTTCAAAAATGGCGAGAAGATGAAGATGTCCAAACGTACAGGTAAAGCTGTTACGATGAGAGACTTGATGGAAGAGGTTGGCTTGGATGCGGTTCGATACTTCTTTGCCATGAGAAGTGCTGACTCCCATATGGACTTTGACCTTGACCTGGCTGTTTCTCAATCGAATGACAACCCGGTATACTATGCTCAATATGCTCATGCGCGTATTTGCAGCATTTTACGCCAAGGTGAAGAAATGGGCATCACACTTGATGGAGAGGTTGACTACAGCCAAGTCGGTTCTGAAAAAGAAATCGATTTGCTGAAGAAACTTGGTGAGTTCCCGCAGGCTGTTGCTGAAGCGGCCGAGAAACGCATGCCTCACCGTGTGACAAACTATATCTTTGACCTAGCTTCTACTTTCCACAGCTTCTACAATGCGGACAAGGTTCTTGACCTTGAGCATCCTGAACGAAGCAAAGCTCGTCTTGCTCTCGTGCAAGCAGCGAAGATCACTTTGGCAAATGCCTTGAAACTGATTGGTGTTTCTGCTCCAGAAAGAATGTAA
- a CDS encoding transglycosylase domain-containing protein, with the protein MSRTERRRKKRIIYRAFSFAALVLAAVSLVCTTVIWAAVKLAGAPEVVVPQTTVYLADNLQSFGESHGGQKRYWVALDEISPYLIDATIAVEDRQFYSHHGFDMKRIAGAIVKDVAARAKVQGASTITQQYARNLFLGSEKTWSRKAKEAFYTLRLENHYSKNEILEGYLNTIYYGHGMYGIEAASHYYFHKDARDLTLTEASILAGIPKGPSLYSPIRSSENARNRQHVVLRSMEATGAITRDQAERASKEFQDIAFFGSLDTEDLAEAPYFLDAANQELRTILRGREDLIRNGGLTVYTTMNIDQQTIAEKIVTAHIPNNSELQVALVAMNPKSGSVKALIGGTNYEKSAFNRATQSLRQPGSTIKPILYYTALEKGFTPSTTMRSEETTFSYDEGKSSYTPHNFRNHYANEAITMAQAIALSDNIYAVKTHLFLGQDELVKAVKRFGLTSKMAKVPSLALGTSGVKPIEMTNAYNHFANGGKKVKPFFITKVVGREGETLYERKPQKKKALDKANSYVMTQMLTGVFDQKLNGYASVTGSSIIPKLSRPFAGKSGSTEYDSWMVGFTPQLTAGIWAGYDQSRKLETKYDKTTAKQIWAEFMEATHKDKPVTEFKQPKGVVGVEIDPVTGLLADDDCPVKRMTYFKKGSEPREICPLHGHNDHDADELPDAEKEKLPWYRRIWPFKKGV; encoded by the coding sequence ATGTCCAGAACCGAACGCAGAAGAAAAAAACGAATCATCTACCGCGCCTTTTCATTTGCCGCGTTAGTACTCGCGGCAGTCTCCCTCGTATGCACGACCGTCATATGGGCTGCTGTTAAGCTGGCCGGTGCACCTGAGGTGGTTGTTCCGCAAACGACTGTATACTTAGCCGATAATCTACAATCTTTCGGCGAAAGCCATGGCGGACAAAAGCGCTATTGGGTAGCACTTGATGAGATATCCCCTTATTTAATTGATGCCACCATTGCAGTGGAGGACCGGCAATTCTACTCCCACCATGGTTTTGATATGAAGCGAATCGCAGGTGCTATCGTAAAGGATGTAGCTGCACGCGCTAAGGTTCAGGGTGCAAGCACAATCACACAGCAATATGCCCGGAATCTCTTCCTAGGTTCAGAGAAAACATGGTCAAGGAAAGCAAAGGAGGCATTCTACACACTCCGGCTAGAAAATCATTATTCAAAGAATGAAATTCTAGAAGGTTATTTAAACACAATCTATTACGGTCATGGCATGTACGGCATTGAAGCCGCGAGCCATTATTATTTTCACAAGGATGCCCGTGACCTGACATTAACAGAGGCAAGCATCCTCGCTGGCATCCCAAAAGGGCCCAGCCTCTACTCTCCGATTCGCTCGTCCGAGAATGCGAGAAATCGCCAGCATGTCGTCCTTCGCTCAATGGAGGCAACCGGCGCAATTACGAGAGATCAGGCCGAACGGGCAAGCAAGGAATTTCAGGATATTGCCTTCTTCGGCTCGCTGGATACAGAGGATTTAGCAGAAGCCCCCTATTTCCTTGATGCAGCAAACCAGGAGCTGAGGACTATTCTGCGCGGCCGCGAGGATCTCATTCGTAATGGCGGATTAACCGTCTATACGACTATGAATATCGACCAGCAAACAATAGCAGAGAAAATCGTCACAGCACATATCCCAAACAATAGTGAATTGCAGGTTGCACTCGTGGCCATGAATCCAAAAAGCGGAAGCGTAAAAGCCTTAATTGGCGGAACCAATTATGAAAAGAGCGCCTTCAACCGCGCGACCCAATCATTACGCCAGCCTGGGTCGACTATTAAGCCTATTCTTTATTATACGGCGCTTGAGAAAGGCTTTACTCCATCGACTACGATGAGGAGCGAGGAAACAACCTTCTCCTATGATGAGGGTAAAAGCAGCTACACTCCTCATAACTTCCGTAACCATTACGCTAATGAAGCTATTACAATGGCACAGGCCATTGCCTTATCGGACAATATTTATGCGGTCAAAACCCATCTCTTCCTTGGCCAGGATGAACTCGTCAAGGCAGTGAAGCGCTTCGGTCTCACATCCAAAATGGCAAAGGTGCCATCACTTGCCCTTGGCACATCCGGCGTCAAGCCAATCGAGATGACTAATGCCTATAACCACTTCGCCAACGGGGGCAAAAAGGTAAAGCCATTCTTCATCACAAAGGTCGTCGGCCGCGAAGGTGAAACCTTGTACGAACGCAAGCCGCAAAAGAAGAAGGCTTTAGATAAAGCAAACTCCTATGTCATGACACAAATGCTCACAGGCGTCTTTGATCAGAAATTAAATGGCTATGCCTCTGTCACAGGCTCCTCTATCATTCCAAAGCTCTCACGCCCGTTTGCCGGAAAATCCGGCTCCACGGAATATGACAGCTGGATGGTCGGGTTCACACCACAGCTGACAGCTGGCATTTGGGCAGGCTACGACCAATCCCGAAAGCTTGAAACGAAATATGACAAAACAACCGCCAAGCAAATATGGGCTGAATTCATGGAAGCCACCCACAAGGACAAGCCAGTTACCGAATTCAAGCAGCCAAAAGGCGTAGTTGGCGTCGAAATCGACCCAGTCACCGGCTTGCTGGCAGATGATGATTGCCCGGTAAAACGGATGACCTACTTCAAGAAAGGCAGCGAACCGAGGGAAATATGCCCGCTTCATGGACATAATGACCATGATGCTGATGAGCTGCCAGACGCTGAAAAAGAGAAGCTGCCTTGGTACAGGAGGATTTGGCCGTTTAAGAAAGGGGTTTAG
- a CDS encoding DUF1934 domain-containing protein, with product MTEEKGNTAKEVMVRLKTRIEHEDDVENIELVTFGTLHHMPNATYVRYIEHVENNGKINTTVKYDGSEMLIIRTGAVKMKQLYKIGSITEGSYDSIHGTLDLSTHTIALNHTVNKETNEEEFSVSYHLFLQDENVGHYHLTLTVKEENNQ from the coding sequence ATGACCGAGGAAAAAGGGAATACAGCTAAAGAGGTCATGGTGAGATTGAAGACAAGGATCGAACATGAGGATGATGTAGAGAATATAGAACTTGTCACATTCGGGACACTGCATCATATGCCTAATGCGACATATGTCCGTTACATTGAACATGTAGAGAATAATGGGAAAATCAATACGACGGTGAAATATGATGGAAGCGAGATGCTCATCATTCGGACCGGAGCGGTGAAAATGAAGCAGCTCTACAAAATTGGCTCCATAACAGAAGGTTCTTATGACAGCATTCATGGTACACTTGATTTATCGACTCATACAATTGCCCTGAACCATACCGTCAATAAAGAGACCAATGAGGAAGAGTTTTCGGTTTCCTATCATTTATTTTTGCAGGATGAAAATGTGGGGCATTATCACCTTACATTAACGGTCAAGGAGGAAAACAATCAATGA
- a CDS encoding acetyl-CoA C-acetyltransferase — MGKTVILDGARTPFGKFGGTLSGLTASQLGGIAIKEAITRSGIKAEEIDEVIMGCVLQGGQGQIVSRQAAREAGLPWEVKTETINKVCASGLRSVTLADQIIRVGDEEVIVAGGMESMSNAPYILPKERWGARMGDGRVVDMMVHDGLTCSFTGVHMGNYGNSTAADLELTREDQDAWAYQSHQRAIAAMESGRLEEEIVPVTVKERKGERIVAVDEAPRKDTTPERLASLKPAFGADGTITAGNAPGINDGAGALVLMSEERAGQEGKKIGAIILGHAEVAVEAKDFPKTPGLVINALLEKTGKSLEEIDLFEVNEAFAAVTLASGKIAGLDPEKVNVNGGAVALGHPIGASGARIILTLMYELKRRGGGIGIASICSGGGQGDAIMIEVPKGGL; from the coding sequence ATGGGGAAAACAGTTATCTTAGATGGAGCAAGAACGCCCTTTGGCAAATTTGGAGGAACGCTCAGCGGCTTAACAGCATCACAGCTTGGCGGTATAGCTATTAAGGAAGCCATTACGCGTTCAGGCATTAAGGCAGAGGAAATTGATGAGGTCATCATGGGATGCGTGCTTCAAGGGGGGCAAGGCCAAATCGTCTCTCGCCAGGCAGCGCGCGAGGCTGGTTTGCCTTGGGAGGTAAAGACAGAAACAATCAACAAGGTATGTGCATCAGGTCTAAGAAGTGTCACATTGGCTGACCAGATAATCCGCGTTGGTGATGAGGAAGTCATCGTTGCCGGCGGCATGGAATCGATGAGTAATGCGCCATATATCCTGCCGAAGGAGCGCTGGGGAGCGCGAATGGGTGATGGGCGTGTCGTTGATATGATGGTCCATGATGGATTGACATGCAGCTTCACAGGCGTGCATATGGGCAATTACGGCAATAGCACAGCAGCCGATCTTGAGCTTACGAGAGAGGACCAGGATGCATGGGCCTATCAAAGCCATCAAAGGGCAATTGCTGCAATGGAGTCTGGGAGATTAGAAGAAGAAATAGTTCCGGTCACAGTTAAGGAGCGAAAGGGTGAGCGCATCGTCGCAGTTGACGAGGCACCAAGGAAGGACACAACACCAGAAAGATTGGCTTCCCTGAAACCGGCCTTTGGGGCTGACGGTACGATTACGGCAGGCAATGCACCCGGCATTAATGACGGAGCTGGTGCACTCGTGCTCATGAGCGAGGAACGTGCCGGGCAGGAGGGCAAGAAGATTGGCGCAATCATTCTTGGCCATGCGGAGGTCGCGGTTGAGGCAAAGGATTTCCCGAAAACACCTGGACTTGTGATTAATGCGCTTTTAGAGAAGACAGGAAAATCTCTTGAAGAGATTGATTTATTCGAGGTAAATGAAGCATTTGCAGCCGTCACGCTAGCAAGCGGAAAGATTGCCGGACTAGACCCGGAGAAGGTCAATGTAAATGGAGGCGCGGTTGCGCTCGGCCATCCAATTGGGGCAAGCGGTGCGAGAATCATCCTCACCCTCATGTATGAATTGAAGCGCCGGGGCGGCGGTATTGGAATAGCCTCCATTTGCAGCGGCGGCGGACAGGGCGATGCCATCATGATTGAAGTGCCAAAAGGGGGACTTTGA